The stretch of DNA ACCCTCACCCCGGTGAGCCCGGCGACGACGCTCGACAGGCGCCACGGGAGGAGCACGTAGATGGCGATGCGGATCACGGCGAGGGCGACGGCGAAGGGGAAGTAGATGTACATGGcgagcgcggccgccggcgtcggcgtgAACGCGAGCCGGCCGTCGTGGAACACAACGGGCTTCGGGTAAGCGCACGAGGCCGCCCTCTCCGTTTGCTTCAGAACACGCGCCAGCCTCTCCGTGTCGAGCTcgtcggccatggcgccggTGAGGTATCGTGGCCCTCCCTTGAGCTCCCTCCCGGCCACCGCGTGGAACCCCACGTACTCCTTCAGGAACGCCTCCACCATCACCGTCGGGAACGTCCGGCTCACCGCCACCAGCTTCACCTCCTTGGGCAGCGCGTTCAGCGCCTCGACGCCGCGCATGCCCATGCCCAGCGGCGCCGCCTCCCGGGAGAAGAGCTTGGGGAGCACGGCCCTGCCGATCCTCGCCGCCTCGTCGCGCCGGAGCCCGCAGAAGGAGACGAAGGCCATGGCCCTCGCGCGCGCCCCGTGGGGCAGCACGTGCAGGACGGGGTAGAGCGCGAGCAGGACAAGACCCCGGAGGTAGCCGCCCGcctcgacggcgacgaggaagTAGGGCGGGAACGCTGCGCCCGGCGACGGTTGTTTCAGGAGGAGGGCGTCCGCGTCGACCACCAGCGCGTTCTTACCGAGCTGGCGTACCAGCGGGgaaggcgccgccgctgctaccgccgccgtcgtcgcaccGCCCGGCACCGGCAGCGCGGTGCGGAGGAGCCTGCCCACGAGGCTGCGGTTGACGAAGCGGTGGATGCTGAGCAAGCGGTTGGCGAAGCGCTCGCCGGTCGTCGCCATGCACGCATCCATGGTGTCTGCCTCCAATCTCCTGTATTTTCTACTCGATCGAACTCTGAAGTTTTTGGTCGCGCACGCTACAGCCTACAGGCCTCTGGTTGTTTGCGATCGATAATATGAGGGTGAGAAACAAGGGGTCTTGACCGACTGACTCACGAACACGAGCTACTTCGGAGTTCGGAGTCGGCCTCGGAGCAAAGCACAGCAAGGCTCGGACTCGGGCGCTGATGGGAGCCCCGCGCGCGACTAGGATTCTTTCCTCTACCCTGGCGTTTGGATTTCCTGGGCATCGACGTGGCGCGCATCAAGACTGAGCTGCACGAATTTTTTTTCTGATACGATTTAGATAGGTTTGGATTTGGACCCAGATACTCCGGTCTCCACTCTCCATCAGGCAACGGTGGACCTAGAAAATTTATCTTTACCTCCAAAGCATTTGCTTTCATTCTTTCTATGGCTATGTTCATCCTATGCATTTTTGCCTTGCTAAGTTAGATTGCTTTTGCTTGCTTTCCGTCGCAATCCAAAACTGCTTGCATATGTGAGAGGAGAGGTCATTCAACAATTTAACCTCTTCTTAGCTAATCAAGATTTCATGTTTTCGAtataagaaaaggaagatccaATAATCATGTGGGCTGCTTTCCTGCTGGTAATGGTTATGTGCTTAATTTGCATTTTAAACTACTTAGCTGTGTATTATTGCTTCTAATATCCATGTATACTCGCGCATATCCTTTCTAGTTGACAAACCAAATTTTCTCCATTAGAAATCAATTCATCCAAATTTTCTACTTAATTTTTAGTGCTGCCATCAGAGTATAGTGGAAGAGGGTGAGAGGGGGGGAGGAAAGGGAAAGGGTGGGAGAtatgagagagtagagagagagagagagagagagagagagagagagagagagagagagagagagagagagagagagagagagagagagagagagagagagagagagagagagagatgtgtTTGCTGGGCTATTGTAGTTTCAAATGTTTCTGACATGAATATGTTCCTTCTTCAAGTGAGCAATCCGAACGGTTCAGGTTGAGGTGTCCAGATGTTTCTTCAGTTTGGACCGCACCAAGGATTAGCTATCAACCCGACACTGCCCATCATTGTGGGTTCAATGCATATTGTAATTAGTCTTGTCCTTCCCTTTAATTTTTTTCTGATCATGCTCCATTTGCATCACAAACTCTTGAGTCCCATTTTACTTTTATTCCAGTGGGTTCCAAAACCAAGCAACTGACTACTATTGTTTCAGATCCTATTGATTTTCCCAAAGGGGATGCCGATGTCCAAGTTAGCAAATTCAGAAGCCTTGTGTCAATCGACTTTTAGTTGGGTAATGGCTTGGCTTGTAGTATAGGTTTCTATTTCCTTAAGAAGATatcattttatttcaaaaaatatatcatTTGATTATAATATATATTATCAGTGTCGGTTAGTGCAGTTACAAATTACTGAAGACGGTATATTGAGGTTGGAGCATCACTAATAATATTAAATGTTTGCCCCTATATATGTTCAGCTAACCTTTTCTTTTGTTCAGCATATGTTCTTGTTCATCAGTCGTGTATAGAGCTAGCTCACTGCTAAAAGTAATCACTACTTGACCATTTCACTATTAGGCATGGATAACATAATTTTTAGTAATGTGCAAAAGTGATATTCTAAGTACGGAAATAGAAAATTATTATAGTTGTATTCACACATTGCTTTGGTTTCAATGTAACTATGGCCCCATTTCTATTCACACGTTAAGCTTTGGCATAGAAACAAAAGAGGGAGGTAATGAAATTGAGCTACTTTGCTCGCCTAGTGTAATCATGCTAATTATTAGCTGAATGCCTGAAACATGGTCTTTATTTTTTAAGCAATAGGTTTTACTTATTTGTATATGTGATGTTCAATTTACCAATGATAAAgttatatttttttaccatCGATGGTTTTAAAAAAACTATTTCTTACGATGAGAGGGCTCTCTATCTAGCCTAAATAGAGAGTCCTCCTGATTTGGAAGATGAAGAAACGATCGGAATGGGGGATaaattcagaaaagaaaaaaaacaagagaaGTAAAATTGATGAAGAATGTAACAAAATTGAATCACCACCTCCGGGAACGGGATTGGGGGTTCAACGAGGCCAGGAGGTGGGCGGAATGGCCAGCGGTGGTCGAGGCCGGCAGGGTTAGAGATTTGGAGGTTTCTCAGACTTACTGTCCGATCCCCAACTGCATATGGGCCATAAAGGCTATAACCAATTTGGGCCGTGTCCAGCCCAACTTCTCTCCTTGCAAGTCATCACAAACAAAACACAcaaccgcgccgccgtccgtaGCGCTGATCTCCGCCTCCGATCCTCTGCGGTGGCCGGCCCGGGCGCACGTTGGAAGTTGTGGTTTAGAGTCTCAAACTGAGGCCGTGTTTacatgttttgcaaaaaaaatttgcgatgaaatcttactaatttaaagtgctaaatgaaatctatttacaaaactttttacacagatgggttgcaaatcgtgagacgaatccaatgatgctaattaatttatgattaattaataattagtagatggttactgtagcatcaatgttgcaaattatggattaagtaggttcattagattcgtctcgcgatttacatcacatccatgcaaaaagttttataaataaacttcatttagtactccatgcatgtgtcaaaatattcgatgtgactttttttgtgtttacgggatttatggagtgggaactaaacatggcctgaaGTAAATATCAGTTGAGCCCAAAGCTTGCAAATCAACACCCAGAAGTAGTGTCCCCTAATCGGACTAGCAGGTGCTGCCTGTCCATCTTGGTAAGCACTGTTGGCCAGGGTTCGTTAGCTTTCAACCTCTCCATGTTGGTTTGTTACTAGATTTGAGCTGTTGCCATTCTTGAGGCTTTGTCAAGATTTTGACGATAGTAAGCTTGTTGACTGAAGAAGCTCACTTTTAACTTAAGCCACTTCATTAAGGTCGGTGTTAGGAAATTAGTAGGTGCCTACTCTTCTTGTTCCCCCCCCCCTATTCTGGCAATGACAACTGATAAAGCCATGCACTATTTTTTAGGAAAAAATCCATTTTTTGACCCCTCAACTCTTCGCAAAGTCCAACTTTAACctccaactacgaaaccgggcaCAACAGACACCCCAACTTCTAATACCATGCAACTTTGACACTTGTGCTCGTTTTAGGTGGTTTCGTGCTGACGTGGAGTGGGTTTGACCCGCCACGCTGgctctctccttctctctcccgTCACTTTCCCTTTCTTCATCCCCATCTCCACCCAACCCAAccccctccggccgccgcaTTGCGCCTGTGGCCGGTGCCGCCCCCTGTTGCCCTTTGCCAGGCACGCGGCCACGATGACGACCGATGGTGGCGTGATGCAGTTCCAGTGTGCGCACATGGCGCGTTGTGCCAGAGCACGAGCGTGTGGAGGTCCCGGAGCTTGGAGACGATCACCCCGTTCggctggtggccggccggctgctCTGGGCTGGTGCTGCGCTCACgccgcagcagccagcagcagcagccgagcAGCCGCCGCAGCCCAGCAGCCGAACAGAGTGGATGATTGCCGCGACCCGTGCGGAGACGGCGTTCTCGCTATTGTGCAAGCGCTCAACCGCGTCCGCGAGCGCCGTCGGGATGCTGCTGCCCCTGCCTCCCTTCTCCTGTTCCTGCGTGGGGAGCAGGCGGCCCACGGCCTGGCACCGCCGCTGGGCACTGCAGgcccccccctcctcctctggcCGCGCGGGGAGCAGGCATCCCGCGGCCTGGCACTGCCGCTGGGCACTGCAGGCCCCGTCCCCTCCTCCTCTGGCCGCGCGGGGAGCAGGCGGCCCGCGGCCAGGCGCTGCAGCCCCCGCCCTCTACCCGCTCCACCGCCGTGGCGCGAGATCagccatctccggcgagctgctcggcATCGCCTCCACGCGAAGCATCCTCCCCTTTAAAGTGTGTGCGAGGCAGAGAGGATGGTGTGGGCGCGAGGAATCGAAGTGGGTCATCTCACCGGCGGCGaaaatcgacggcggcggcgagggaactcggtggtggtggcggctaaTGGAGGCCAAGGGGCTGGGATTTGAGCGGAGGCCAGCCGTGGCTTTtaaaggggagggagagaggagcgaGGTGCGCTCGGGAGCGGGATGCCGCGCTCCCGGCcggtgctcgccggcgacgtggtGCCCGCCggcgagaggagaggagggggagaaaGGGGAGAAGAATGAGCCCCGCTCCGCTTCTCGGGCGTGGTTCCTGCCTTCGCCctcgcgcctccgccaccgcgtgtGCCGCTGAGCCGCCTACTCCGCGCCGCCTCACCGTCGAGCGAAGATGGTGGCGTCGGGAGTGAAGAAGGGATAGAGAGAATGggtatgacatgtgggcccggcCACGTCATGGCTTAgttggcaaaaaaaaacaaaatcactGCCATGTCATCACAATACCACCTAGAAGGAGTCGGGGGCCAAAGTTGCACGGTATTAGAAGTTGGGGTGTCTGTtgtgtccggtttcgtagttggacTTTGCGAAGAGTTGAGGGGCcaaaaatagattttttttccttttttttttacaaatttacatACACTTAGTTGACAACAACATTCACTCTTAAACAAACAAACACATAAAATCTATCCCGTATCTCACCATTTTGTATGTAGTACAACAATATAAAGTCAGTGATAAGAGTACCATCAATCTGTACACCTCGCATCCCTGATGATGCAAGGCACTTCAACACCAGTGGCGGATGCAGAACAGGATCGAAGGAGGAGctgatctcttcttcttccactatctctccattttttctttttttttccacctcttcttctccctcgcCCTTGATGCACCAGcagtaggggggctggagccccccctGATGATGTACAAATCGAGAGTGCATTAGCCGAGTTTTAGTAGTCCCAGTTTATTCCCTACTTGATCCTGCAGGGCCACCTGACGAAGCAGGTTCTGCACATCGTCTACCCACTTCTGTTTGCTCGCGCTGCTCTCGCACTCGAACTCCACGAGACCCTGCGCCGTGCTCAGGCCGAAGCAGCATGTCTCCTCCATGGAGTCCTTCCCTGGCTCTGCCCATGTTGGAAGCTCGCTGTATACGCCGTAAACAACGCCTACAACCAACCACACGGACAGGCACAAGAGTCAGTACTCGGCAATAAAATTTTCAGGAGCTACCCTACCGGAACCAGGGATTTCCATTCTGGTGGTACAAAGTGTTGGAACTTACTCTTGTTGTTCTTTGATAGTGCACCTCCAATGTGTTTGCTTTTCAGCTTCAGCATCACCTGTTGGGATGTAAGAACGTCGTCAGTAACACTGCATCTCTTTCTAGTCTGTTCAGCATTTTGTAACCGAGTAAAATTCCTCTAACCTGTGACCTCTTGTTGATGTAGATAGATACTCTCGTCTTGTGTAAATCCCCTGCATCAAGAACGAGACTCTGTACCTTAGTTTTCTCGACCATGCATGCATACAAGTTGTCATGATTCCAGATTTTGATTTTTCGTAGCTGAATGTTCTGACGAGCCCACTGTTTCTCATCCTACCTTTTCTTGTGCGTTTCAGCAACTCCCCCTCCTTGCACCAGATATCAGTGCTCCATGAATGGCCCTTCTCGCTCCCCTTCTCGTATGGAAGAACACTCGCATTGCTCCTCGCCTCTCGCTGCACTCTCTGCTTCAGTGTAGCTGCTCCTCGCAGAGCTGGCCAAAACAGCCAAAGATCCATACGGACTCAGCATATTCTTCTTTGAATCAGCATATGGAGTCAGACAGACAGTTCGAAGAGATGGCAACGGCATCATCGGATTCCTTAccggtggccgcggccgccgtgagCGTCATCAGATCACCGGGGCTCCGGACGCCAACCACGGCCtgcacggcgccggcgacctgGTCGTGGCGCGCCCCGGCGTGCTGAGCCGCCTCGACGCAGTGCGAAGCCAGCAGCTCGGTGGCcgacgccatggccgcggccATCTTGCTGGCCTGGGCGTCGCAGCTCGTggccgccgcgacggcggcgaccgcggcggcgaccCGCGCCACGGACACCATGGCGTGCACGTGGGCCTTCTCCGCGCGCTGCTTCTCCTTGCCTCGCTGCCTCACCCGGAATGCCTCCCTGTGGTGGACTTGGAACAACCATCTGCCGATCGATTGGTGGTGGCCGCTGCTCATGGAATTCCTTCTCGCATCCCTCTGCAGAGATGTTGCGGCAGAAGCACCATGAATCAATCAGATGGAGAAAAAGATAGCTCAAGGTGGGAATAAAAACAGAGGATCAAGCAGGTGAGCTATGGGTTACATGCTGCTGATGACACGGAACAGGAACGATGGACGTGGCGAGCACGGAGTCCTCCGGTATGGTCATCTCCGGCAGCCGGCTCGCCGCCTCCGCGACGCCGCTCTTCTTGCCCCCGCCGACGAGAATCTTCGAAATCTCCGAAGCCGACACGCTCCACGACCTGGACAGGTACTCCATGGGCTCCATCGGCGTCTGCGGCGGCGGTATCGCCGCCaccgcgtcgtcctcctcctcctcgtccaccaccTCCATGCCCAAGGCACCAGCGACGACGCCCCTCGCCTTCCAGCCCTTCTCCATCGCCATCCACCTCTCGCACGAGCTGCGCCCCTTCCTGTCTTCAACTCCTCACAGCTGACTGACCAGTGATGGCTTGGCTCTGCAAGTGCCTGAGGGGCAGCGCCGTGTACTTATAGGGCGGGAGGCACACACGAAGCACAAGGAGGCGGCCGCCAGGCAGGCAGAAGGAACGAAGGGGGGACACGAGGCTGACAGGCTCCTGGCTCCCTTTTCTACCCTGTCGCCGAGCTTCGTTCTCCGCGGCCCGGGGCGGCACACCAGCATAAAAATACACTCGTGTCGCCGTTCTCAAGCTACCTGTGTCCCAGCAGGTGAGCTATCTTGGACCCCGGAACCGGATGGGCTATTCCATGTCGACGGTTGGTGCACGGGTCCCAGCCTCCCGGAAGGTGCAGCAGGCACAGCACCTGTATTGTATACTGACAGACAGCACGTCAGATGTTTCTGTATGATTGTAATCCTCCTCTTGCGTTCAAGCAACAGCATCATTAGGGGTTCAGAACGGCTCCATTCTTTGCATCCGCGGCAATGTAGACAGTACTTGTAGTTAAGTGCCACCTTTTCTGCCAGCatgttcagttttttttttcaaatccaAATCCAAAAAATCGACAGACCACACGTTATTCAGAAACAAGATTGTTTTGTCAGATATTTTCGTCGGCGACAATCCGGAGGAGGATGGTAAGGAGCAGTCATGCCGTGCGTATGCTATGGTTGGCAACCGGAGACCCCGTCAGTCAGCATCCGGTAGCTGGCGCTCGATGACAAGAGACGCCATGGATGCCGGACAGTGTCCGCCCGTTCACTGCTGCACGATTCTCCATCCGCTTCTCGGGAGCGATAGGACAAGGAGCTGGACGCTGTCCCCCGGGTCTTGGTCGCCTGTCTTGTGCTCGTTCGTTTTTGTTTATGATGGAGCGAGCTCGTTGCCTCGTTCTattcccctttctttttttttctttctttttcatccCAGCAGGTGTGGGGGTGTGGCCTGATGCTTCTCGGTGTCTTTGTCTCGTGCAGACCTGGCCGGCGGTGCAGGGAATACCAGTATGGTGGGAGAGAAGAGCCATCGCTCTTGTCTGGACCCCAGAGCAGGTCACCAGGTGACAGCAACGGAACGGTAGCAGTGAAACAGCCAGCGCCGTTCATTGGCGAGCCGACACCTGCTCGTTCACGCTGCCGTAGTTGAGAATCAtgttttagtttccaaaaaattttctacggtacctatcacatcgaatctttgaacataTGTATGGatcattaaatatagttaaaaaacaTAACTAATTAAGCAGTTTAACTGTAAACGATGAtacgaatcttttaaatctaattagtccataattaaatattaattgttaaataacaacgaaaataCTACCGTACCAAAACTAAAAAAATCGTGAACTACAAGGCTGCACCCATCCATCATCATACTAGTTCATAGTAGATCCAAGATGCCACTGGTGGCGCCGTGGCGGTGGATAGAAAATGGCTAGGATGGGCATGCGTCCAAGCAATCCGCGCCAGTTGCCTTTGCCgatgggatggatggatgcGGTAGATAACCGCCGGCTAGTCTTCTGCTACTGTTAACCTTTTTGCCGTGTCATGTGTATTTTGGCCCGTTtttgtatttagtaattattatcCCACTATGggttaattagatttaaaaaattcatctcataaattataaacaaactgtataattagttattttgtttaaatatatttaatactttatgcatacGTTAAAATATTCTATGTGatggggaatcttgtaaagttttggaattttgaggGGGTTTTGTTCCATCCCGCATCCTAGTGGGTGTCCGAGGGTCCAAAATCCAAATCGATCTCTAGTTGAATTAACAATGCCAAAGCTAGCGAGCCGATGGTCAGTTCAAACTTCCAACGTACTAGTGGAGCGGTCAAGCGAAGCAAAGCGACCCCGTAGCTAGGAATTGGAAGTGGCCATGAAGCCGGGAGTGTGCTTTCCCTTCTTTCCTCTTGTTCTGTTGGCTTCAGCTCAACCGTTGGTGGACTCGGGCGAGCACTGCCTGCGACCGAAACGAATAAACAAGAGAGCGGCCGGCAGTCCGGCACAGGCTAGCTGCTGGGTGTCAGCCGGTTGGTGCCCCGCGTACCCCGGGTGGAACGTTTTTGTCCCGTccctcgccgcccgccctcATCAtcacgcgcgcgccgcgccggccgagcAAGCGCTGGTCCCGCTGGATGGATGcgtgagcatgatgggtgatgGGCGCCCGCCGTGCCAGTCAGGCGTGGCGACTGACGAGGGGCGGCCAATGATCGGTCGGCTCCGGCCGAGTGGAAGGAATCTCACGCGCCGGCTTGGTCCTCGCTCTTTGCGACTCAGGAATGAAACCCCCAGTGCTTCGCCTCTCTGATGGGCAGGTGATGGCTGACGAGGGTTACGGGGTTCAGGAGGGCATGCAACAAGTCCTGCAAGCCCAAGCCGGCCGGCAGCGTCTACTTGGAACAGTGCAGTGCAGGGGATGGATCATGACGTGCCTTTAGCCGCCTAAAAGGAACAGTGCGGGAGATGATCATCACTATGGGGCGCTGTCGAAAAGGTGCGCAGTGCTTAATCGATTGACTGCGCAATGGGGCGGTCGCTCTTATCTGATCATCTCAGCAGGTGGACAGACACCAATAATGCCTGCTGCAAGTCTTAAGAAACTGTCCacctcagtttttttttctttttcgtttTTGTTTTGAACGTGTCAACTTGTTTCACTGGCACAATCCCGCCGTTTCTCCTTTCACTTTTCGCTTTGGTTCGTGCCTCTCCTTTCCGTCTCCCTTTGCGCCTGGTCCATGCATGGGCGCGCCCCTCGCTCTTTGCGCGCGTGATCCGAGCGATGGCTCGTCGCGTCCCGTATTCGCGGTAGATAGGCTGCCACCGTTCTTCTAATCAGTCATCACCCTTTTACTTTGGCGCATAGACATAGGCTGCTTATTGCTGCTCGTAGCCACTCTCGCCGCGCTACGTACATTGGGCACACGACGGTCAATCTCGCCAAGGTGATCGATGAGGATAGGCACCACGTCCCTTTCTCCCCATCCCCATGGCTTTCTGCGTCGTCTTGCTTCCGCAGGAAGCGAGGCGTCCAGCACCCATCCCTGTTCCTGTTGCGAAACCTGCCCCCCTCTTCGTTCTCTCCCCCACGTCCCGGACCGGAAGAGCGCACAAAATATCGGCGTCGCACGCGCCCGCACAACTGAGCCGCGCCCGCCTCAACCCGTGACCGTCCGTGTCAGAGGTCGGTGTGTTCCGGGTCGTCGTCAGGGGGACGAGCGCTGAGGTTGAGCGGAGCGTTGGGCGGGCCACGCGGTGACGCGAACCCGTTGATCCCCGCCCTGTTTCGAAGACGCGACAGGCGATGATTGGAGCCCGAACATTCTCTCCCCGATGGTGGCGCCTGGCGGTGGCAGATGGGGGGCGATGAGTGACGAGGCGCGTGCCATTGCCAGCAACAGCCTGATGGGGAGGGAGCGGCAGCGCGCCGCGGCACCCATCATCTCAGCGCGGGGGCGCACGCTCGGTCCAGCACAGGGGAGAATGATGCCGAGCGCGGCAGCACAAGCATTCCACGACCACGCCTGATGTTGCCTTTTTTCCGAGGGCGGGACGGGGCGAAGAGCCCGCGTGCCGAAGCACCACCGTTCCTGGCGCAGGTCACCAACTTCCGTCTCCAGAGAGCCGAGGCGAGAAATAGATCCCTACGTGTACTGAGAACATGTGCTGCAGGTCGTCTTGCAGATTTTTCTATATATGAAAGCCCCggagggcggcgggcggccaggCCGGCCACGTCGGCCGAAATTCGGCCGCCCgtccgatcgcgatccaacggccctgTTTGATTGTTCTAATTTAATCTAATCTAGGAAAGAATATTGCGTGCATGGAGTACCAAATGAAGTctgtttgtaaattttttttagagatGGGTATAACTTCCCGCTACGAATCTGATGACGGTAATTGATCAATAATTGTTCTAATCTACTCTAATCTAGAAAAGAATCTTgcgtgcatggagtactaaatgaagtttgtTTGCAAAACTTTGTTAGGATTTTCTATATATGAAAGCcccggacggcggcgggcggccaggCCGGCCACGTCGGCCGAAATTCGGCCGCCCGcccgatcgcgatccaacggccctgTTTGATTGTTCCAATTTAATCTAATCTAGGAAAGAAtattgcatgcatggagtaccaAATGAAGCCTGTTTGTAAAaaatttttagggatgggtataACTTTCCGCTACGAATCTGATGACGGTAATTGATCAATAATTGTTCTAATCTACTCTAATCTAGAAAAGAATCTTgcgtgcatggagtactaaatgaagtctgtttgcaaaacttttttaggatgggtataacttttcgcgacgaatttgATGACGATAATGGATCAATGAATAATTGTTCTAATCTATTTTAATCTACAaaagaatcttgcatgcatggagtactaaatgaggtctgtttgcaaaacttttttaggatgggtataacttttcgcgacgaatttgATGACGATAATTGATCAATGATTGACTGCAGCGACACTACAGTAATTATTCTCAAAttatgcggtcaaaggtctACTTAGATTCTTCACGGTTCATCCGCCTgtccgatcgcgatccaacgaccCTATTTAATTGTtccgatcgcgatccaacggccctgTTTAATTGTTGTAACTtgtaatctaatctaatctagaaaAGAATCTTGCGTGCATGGAGtcctaaatgaaatctatttgcaaaatttttttagggatgggtataacttttcgcgacaaatCTGATGACGGTAATTGATCAATAATTGTTCTAaactaatctaatctaatctagaaaAGAATCTTACGTGCATGgcgtactaaatgaagtctgtttgtaaaacttttttagagatgagtataacttttcgcgacgaatctgaTGACGATAATTGATCAATCATTGGCTACAGCGAAACTACAATAATTATCCTCAAATTATGCGATCAAAGGTCTACTTAGATTCTTCACAGTTCGTAGCGCAGGGTACTGGAATTACTTTTATAAactaactttatttaatacttctaattagtggtcaaagtgcgTTCTAGATTCTAAATCTAGAAAACCAAACAAAACCAACATTCGCCGCCGATAAAAAccttgcatgcatgaagtactaaatgaagtctgtttgcaaaactttttttaggataggtataacttttcgcgatgaatttgatgatggtaattaattaataattagctacaatgatgctacagcaaTTATCATCAAATTATGCGGTTAAAGATCTCATTAAATTCTTCGCGATTCGTAATATACTATCTTTGCTTACATATAATATACTCTTAAAATACGTTCACTCTACTTGAATTTCAACAaatgcaaacaaaaaaaaatattgccaAACGGAATCAAAGAAAAATACTACGCGCGCAATAGCGCGCGCACTGCACTCGTCAACCACCAGGCCACCACAAGCTCGGTTGGGGACACCGTCAGCAACTCTACAGCACTGCCGCAACAGAGCACAGTGCCCCCAGGCCACTGCTGACCCGTATCCTTCTAAAAAAACGCGTCTCCATGATCACACAAACAAATCGCTTCCAGCCAACGAGAACGTCAGGAGAACAACTCATCGGTACCAGAACACAGTAAAAACGCGGCCATGATAGCAGGACACCATGCGACAGGCTGCTCATTTTGCAAGTACCGGAAGAGTAATCCAGCATAGTTCCGTACAGCAAAA from Panicum virgatum strain AP13 chromosome 9K, P.virgatum_v5, whole genome shotgun sequence encodes:
- the LOC120651688 gene encoding VAN3-binding protein-like → MAMEKGWKARGVVAGALGMEVVDEEEEDDAVAAIPPPQTPMEPMEYLSRSWSVSASEISKILVGGGKKSGVAEAASRLPEMTIPEDSVLATSIVPVPCHQQHRDARRNSMSSGHHQSIGRWLFQVHHREAFRVRQRGKEKQRAEKAHVHAMVSVARVAAAVAAVAAATSCDAQASKMAAAMASATELLASHCVEAAQHAGARHDQVAGAVQAVVGVRSPGDLMTLTAAAATALRGAATLKQRVQREARSNASVLPYEKGSEKGHSWSTDIWCKEGELLKRTRKGDLHKTRVSIYINKRSQVMLKLKSKHIGGALSKNNKSVVYGVYSELPTWAEPGKDSMEETCCFGLSTAQGLVEFECESSASKQKWVDDVQNLLRQVALQDQVGNKLGLLKLG